In the genome of Cygnus olor isolate bCygOlo1 chromosome Z, bCygOlo1.pri.v2, whole genome shotgun sequence, one region contains:
- the FREM1 gene encoding FRAS1-related extracellular matrix protein 1 isoform X9, protein MLKTTLPLFARFIISNGLRTKHGTFMISLEAVDQALPTLSRNMGLRLVEGAMVLLSPDVLQLSDPDTANEDLTFLLAQLPQYGHLYYRGAVLLQYNFTQRDVDNMDVAYKHRGGDSQIDKFTFVATDRTNQGFIVNGRVQIEPVAFTIQVDHLDKMAPKIIHLHCCSDVELLKNGNYGIYITARSLKASDPNTEDDKIIFKILRGPRYGYLENVTTGGFIHEEFSQKDVNSKIILYVINPLWEMNSDNLEFQVTDPSGNSAVPQMLELQWSRIEMQQTEYEVCENVGMLSLKITRAGHSADSAFIMVKVNEISAVLGKDFTVTPSKLVQFDPGMSTKMWNIAITHDGLEEDDEVFEVVLNSPVNAVLGTRTKAVVKILDSKGGQCSSFHSSGQSKHDFWRRGTLFAVSSGSSSPSRSGSVHLEGIPPPPSKGMREHRGDTLQEHSLVNQSRTRLRVIGNGRIVHPSSVFRNGTDVFFKYHGMVSLKMEDDTSSAKANKKAEVSVINQAQMQINVVSSRKTEIPQADKAELASEPSSSHEDFNSFPKACTPDLKGLLHYEESTQKLFQCDGIIWKFWRSQSKEVSTKKCPSGWSHHDGNCYFLVVNHKVTWNTAARACREQYQGSLASVANEQHMQWLWDFSGRKPFWIGLNDQVNPGHWEWNGGEPVTYVNWRRGFYHFPKRGNNCVLVQKRGKWQATDCRKVKRNSYVCSRKL, encoded by the exons ATGTTGAAGACTACCTTGCCTCTTTTTGCCAGATTCATCATCAGCAACGGACTGAGGACTAAGCATGGGACATTCATGATCTCCTTGGAGGCAGTCGACCAAGCTTTGCCGACACTATCTAGGAACATGGGGTTAAGATTAGTGGAAGGTGCTATGGTACTCCTTTCTCCTGATGTCCTGCAGCTTTCAGATCCAGACACAGCTAATGAAGACCTTACCTTCCTCTTGGCTCAGCTCCCCCAATATGGTCATCTCTATTATCGAGGGGCTGTGCTACTACAGTACAATTTCACCCAGAGAGATGTGGACAACATGGATGTTGCATACAAGCACCGAGGTGGGGATTCCCAGATTGACAAATTTACATTTGTTGCAACAGATAGGACTAATCAAGGCTTCATCGTGAATGGGAGGGTGCAGATCGAGCCAGTGGCATTCACCATTCAG GTGGATCATTTGGACAAAATGGCACCAAAAATTATTCACCTCCACTGCTGTTCTGATGTGGAACTGCTGAAGAATGGTAATTATGGGATCTATATTACTGCCAGGTCCCTGAAGGCATCTGATCCCAATACAGAGgatgacaaaataatttttaagattttacGAGGTCCTCGTTATGGCTACCTGGAAAACGTAACAACGG gTGGATTTATCCATGAAGAGTTTAGCCAAAAGGATGTAAATAGCAAAATTATACTTTATGTCATCAATCCATTGTGGGAAATGAATTCAGACAACTTGGAGTTTCAGGTCACAGATCCCAGTGGAAATTCAGCGGTTCCCCAAAT gctggagctgcagtggTCTCGGATTGAAATGCAGCAGACTGAGTATGAGGTGTGCGAGAACGTGGGGATGCTGTCCCTGAAAATCACCAGGGCAGGACACTCTGCCGATTCTGCCTTCATCATGGTGAAG GTCAATGAAATAtctgctgtgctgggaaagGACTTCACAGTGACTCCCTCCAAACTTGTTCAGTTTGATCCAG gAATGTCAACCAAGATGTGGAATATTGCAATTACTCATGATGGATTAGAGGAAGATGATGAAGTCTTTGAAGTAGTTCTGAACTCCCCTGTGAACGCAGTTCTTGGCACCAGGACAAAAGCTGTAGTGAAAATTTTGGACTCAAAAGGAG gTCAGTGCAGCTCTTTCCATTCTTCTGGCCAAAGCAAGCATGACTTCTGGAGGAGAGGCACACTGTTTGCAGTTTCCTCAGGCTCCTCATCACCTTCCAGGTCTGGCAGCGTTCACTTGGAAGGGatcccacctcctccttccAAAGGGATGAGAGAGCACAGAGGGGACACgctgcaggagcacagcttGGTGAATCAGTCAAGGACCAGGCTGAGAGTGATAGGAAATGGCAGAATA gttcATCCTTCATCTGTATTTAGAAATGGAACGgatgtatttttcaaa TATCATGGGATGGTATCACTCAAAATGGAGGATGACACCTCATCAGCTAAAGCAAACAAGAAGGCTGAAGTGTCAGTAATTAACCAAGCACAAATGCAGATAAATGTCGTCTCCTCTAGGAAGACAGAAATCCCACAAGCTGATAAGGCAGAACTGGCATCTGAACCAAGCTCAAGCCATGAA GACTTCAACTCCTTTCCAAAGGCTTGTACACCAGATTTGAAGGGGCTCTTGCATTATGAAGAGAGCACTCAGAAGTTATTTCAGTGTGATGGGATAATATGGAAATTCTGGCGTTCCCAAAGCAAG gAGGTGAGCACAAAAAAATGTCCCTCCGGATGGAGTCATCATGATGGGAACTGCTATTTTCTGGTAGTGAATCACAAGGTCACCTGGAATACTGCTGCTCGGGCTTGCAGAGAACA ATACCAGGGGAGTCTAGCAAGTGTGGCTAATGAACAACACATGCAGTGGCTGTGGGACTTCAGTGGGAGGAAGCCTTTTTGGATAG GCTTGAATGACCAAGTCAATCCTGGACATTGGGAGTGGAATGGAGGAGAACCTGTCACATACGTAAACTGGAGAAGAGGCTTCTATCACTTCCCAAAGAGAGGCAACAATTGTGTATTAgtgcagaagagaggaaaatggcaAGCAACTGACTGCAGGAAGGTCAAACGGAACAGCTATGTATGTTCAAGAAAGCTGTAA